From the genome of Ptychodera flava strain L36383 chromosome 20, AS_Pfla_20210202, whole genome shotgun sequence, one region includes:
- the LOC139120811 gene encoding transient receptor potential cation channel subfamily M member 2-like, producing MAIRKYLKQKSSSIDQNVKTDDKAGYIKSPDQQLICGIFLLAITTSRFKLADYTWSKLEDPIIASLAVSCALKSVAEKLPQREQKKHDIYTELSRKYERKAIALIEIAYKQNAEKAGVVLQERHVAWRKYNCLEVAIRGKAKDFLSQDCCHYKLRKMWLGAIDIKEKHWKMGKRKLQ from the exons ATGGCTATTCGAAAATACTTGAAGCAGAAAAGCAGTTCAA TTGACCAGAATGTAAAGACAGACGATAAAGCTGGGTATATTAAATCTCCGGATCAACAACTCATCTGTGGCATATTTCTGTTGGCCATTACTACAAGCAG ATTTAAACTTGCTGATTACACATGGTCAAAGCTGGAAGATCCGATAATTGCGTCACTGGCTGTAAGCTGCGCTTTAAAATCTGTTGCGGAGAAGCTTCCACAAAGAGAGCAAAAAAAACACGACATTTATACAGAACTCTCGAG AAAATACGAAAGAAAAGCTATTGCCCTCATTGAAATAGCATACAAACAAAATGCAGAGAAGGCTGGAGTTGTATTGCAAGAACGACACGTGGCATGGAGAAAATACAATTGTCTTGAAGTTGCTATTAGAGGAAAGGCAAAG GACTTTCTTTCACAGGATTGTTGTCATTACAAGTTACGTAAAATGTGGTTAGGAGCAATCGATATTAAAGAAAAACACTGGAAG ATGGGAAAGCGGAAACTGCAATAG